Below is a window of Chryseobacterium arthrosphaerae DNA.
TCCAGCTTCTGCCCTGCCAGAGAAAGACGTTTTTGGCAGTCTGCTGTGAAATGGTGCTTCCGCCTCTTATTTTCTTTCCTTTTTCGTTGTACTTCATCGCTTTTTCGATCGCTGTATAATCGAAGCCGTTGTGATCAAAGAATTTCTGATCTTCAGATGCTATTACAGCCTTTTTTACATTATTTCCCATTTCATCATAAGAAATATAGTCCCTGTGCAGTTTTCCGTATTCAAAAAGACCTCCTATCTGGGTAATGGTGATTGGCGGATTAAAGAATCTGCCCCAGATAATGAAAACTACATTCAGCACAAGAACGATAAAGATAAACTGTTTAATTTTTTTCCACATAACGTTATTAAAAGGAAAGGCAAAAATAAGCAAATAGTCCGAGTTACTGCAATTCTTTCATGTAGGTAAGCTGATAATCCGGTAAAAGTTCGGGATGGAAGATTTTAATATAGTCTTTAAGGATCAGATCGGCTCTCACTACTCCACTTTCAAAGAAATCGTTGGCTTTCATTTTCTCTTTTCCGGCAATGGTATAGATTTTACCTTTATTGAATACGTCAAGTTTTCCGTAAAAAGGATTCATGCCCAGCATTTCTTTTTTAGAGGTATGGCTTCCTGCGTTTACCCAGTACTGAACGCCGCCGGCTTTTGCATATACTTCCTCAAAGCTCATCGTCATTGCTTTTTCTTCTCTGTTGTCCTTCATGATATAATTAGCATTGGCATCCGCAATATAATGTGCCACGGAAGTATTTCCTCCCGGCAGATACCATACATCTCCATACATTTCATTGGCCAGCACAACGGGACTTTCTTTTGCTTTTAAGGCAAGCTGCTTCAGCTCATTGTAGTTTTTCTCTACTTCCAGGTATTTGGCTTCCGCTTCTTTTTCTTTTCCGAAAAATTCTCCAAAAAGCTTGATATACGCTGTTTTCTGTAATGGCTGCTGTTCCATATATTCATCCAGAAACACCACCTGAATTCCATTGTTTTTCAATAGCTGATAGGCATTGTCGAAACTTGCAATATAATTGGTAAAAACGGCATCCGGCTTCATGGAAATAATTTTCTCCACATCATATTTCTGCTCACTTCCTACATTTTGAATTTTCCCTTCCTTTACCAGGTTCTGAATCTTTTCTGAATAAATATACTCCGGACTTGAAACTCCTATGATCAGATCTTCGGCTCCAAGTTCGGAAATATATCCGGCCATACTGGCGTTAAGAAGGATAATTTTTTTGAATGGAGTCTGATTTTTTTTGAAATTGTAGGAGAAATTTCCCGATTTCAGCTCCAGATTTCCGTCCTGCTCCTTGTATTGGGTACGATTTGAGATATTTGTCCAATCTGAGGACGAAATTTTTTGTTCTCTTTTACAAGCAATTAGCGAAAATACCGTGAATAAAAGTAAAATTTTCTGTTTCATGTTTCAAAGAACGGAAAAAAGTGGTATATTTGCAACCGTTAAACAACAAGATAACAAACGGCCTCGTGGCGCAACTGAATAGCGCATCTGATTACGGCTCAGAAGGTTACAGGTTTGAATCCTGTCGAGGTCACAAACGACAATATGCGCAAATTTAGGACAATTTGCGCATATTTATTTTATATTACCAATAATCAACTGGTTACTTTAATAAATATAATCTTTCTTAAACTGTGAAGGTGTTACATCTTTGTATTTCTTGAAAAAACGATTAATGTGACTTTCATCGGTAAATCCTAATTCAAATGCGATCTCCCCAATTCTTAGATTAGTGTAAAGAAGTTTATTTTCAATTAAATTGAGCCTATAATAAGCAATATAATTCTGTAGAGTTTGTTTAGTATGTTTTTTGAAATAGCGGCTAACGTACGTGGTGGATAAACCAAAGGCCTCTCCTATTTTTTCTATTTTAATCTTTTTAGGATCATAGATATTGGTATGAATATATTGTAGAATGTTTAAAATTTTGTCTTCAGAAGTTTCACATAATTCTTCTGGCATTTCTAAAGCAATATTCCTGGCCACCAATAGAATTAAGGAATTCATAAGTTGCTCAATAAGACTTTTACTGTATAAACTTTTATTAATGCACTCCCGGACAATTCCATCTACTAAAGATTTCACTAAATATTTATCTGAACGATTGTACAGAACACATCCTTTTGTAGTGGTAGCTGTTTGTAACAAATGTTCCAATTTTAAACTATTTTCCATAGCTAACGCATTGTTTTCTATATAATTTCTGTGAAAAGCAACACGTAAGAACTCTGTGATCTCCTCTACTTCAAAACTACAAACATCATTTGGAGTCAGAAGTAATAAATCACCACTAGTGTAAGGCACACGATGTCCATTTATCTTCTGCTGTCCGTTACCTGATATAATATAAACAATTTCGAAATAATGCTGAACCTGCCCGTCCAATGGACATTCATTTACTTTTTCATAGTTAATCTCATAAGGGCTATACATATAATCGTGTTTTATTTATACATAAAAAGCGTAAAAATACAAATTAGCAAGGTAAAATCTGTATTAATAAACCCTAAACTATAACAATTTTATCCTGAATATACTAAAAAAGAGCACAATATTACAAATTATCAGACATGCCTTTACTGTAATTTTGCTGTACAAATTTATTTCAATGAAAAAAATGCACATAATTTGGGCACACCCAAGAAAAGACTCATTGACGGCAAAAATCGTAGAAGCCGTAAAAAAAGAAGCTAGAAACAAAAATTTTAATGTAACAGAATGGGAAGCGTATTCTTCAGGATTTAATCCAGTATTACAAACCGATGATGAGCCTGACTGGTATAATACAAATAAGCAATATAATGCTGAATCCGAAGCATTGGCAAAAGAACTTTCAGATAAAGATTATCTCATTTTTATATTTCCAATATGGTGGTATTCTCTACCGGCAATACTTAAAGGATATATAGACAGAGTTTGGAATTACGGTGTATTTTATGGTAATCGAAATATCCATCGACTGCCAGTAAAAGCAATTCGCTGGATTGGATTAGTAGGTAGCAAAGAGGCCAGTATTCAAAAACGTGATTATGATAAATATATGGACTATTACTTTAATGTAGGTTTAGCGGAGTATTGTGGTATTGAAGATTCAAAAGTAAAACTAATATATGATACCATTGGACGCCATCAAATCAATAAAGAAGATCATTATAATGACTTAATAAAGCAAGCGGTCAGCTTTATTAGTAGCTTACAGTAGTAAAGTCTAATACTTTTATCCGACATTTTAAAGTACAGAAATTTCATACTCAAGGGACGATATTTAAAAATTATCAAAAAAAATTGTCTTAAATCTTGCAAATGACCGAAAGGTCATTTATATTTGTTACGTCAAAAATCTATATGATGAATAAAGGTGAACGTACAAGGCAGATGATCATTGAAAAATCAGCTCCACTTTTCAATACAAAAGGAATTGCAGCAACAGCAATGAGCGATATTATGGATGTTACAAAGCTCTCTAAAGGCAGTCTGTATGTTCATTTTGACAATAAAGACGTACTCGTAGAGGCTGCTGTGGATTATAATATGAATCAGTTACAAAAGAAAATAGGAGCTTCAATAAATAAATTTCAAGATCCGAAGGATAAGTTATTTGCCTATATAGATGCATTTAAGAACCCTTTAGATCCCCCGGTAGCAGGAGGCTGTCCCATGTTGAACTTTGGAATGGAAGCTGATGACCAAAACGAAATAATACTTAAGAAAGTAGCGAATCTGGTGAACAAAAGTCAGCAGCTAATCAGCGAAATTATTACAGAAGGTATTGAAAAGGGAGTTTTTAAAGCCGATTGGGATCATGAAGAATTTGCTACAATAATGTTTGCCATGCTGGAAGGAGGTATTTTTATAAGTAATACAACTAAGAAAATCGATAAAATGAGTATAATCAATAAAAATCTAAAAAAAATGATTGAGGCACAATTGCCTTAATTTTTTTAACAAAAAAATGACCGAAAGGTCATAAATGTAATAATATTTTAATATAGAAATTATGTCAAAAACCATTTTTATTACCGGAGCATCCCGCGGATTTGGGAGACTTTGGGCAGAAGCATTTTTAAAACGTGGCGATAAAGTTATTGCTACAGCACGTAACAAAGAAACCTTATATGATCTTGTTGAAAAATACGGGGAGAATATATTCCCCCTTCAACTTGATGTGAACAGTCGTAACGCTTGTTTTGACGCTGTGGAAAAAGCCTATACACAGTTTGGAAAGATCGATGTACTGATTAATAATGCCGGATATGGGCTGTTCGGTGCCATTGAAGAAACTTCTGAAAAGGAAGCGCGTGATCAGATGGAAACCAACTTTTTTGGAACACTGTGGATGACTCAAGCAGTACTCCCTATCATGAGAGCTCAGCAAAGCGGTCATATTATACAGGTTTCCAGCTTTCTGGGATTGGTTACCTTACCCATATTAGGATTATACAATGCCTCCAAATTTGCCGTGGAAGGATTTAGCGAAACGCTGGCAAGTGAAGTGAAACACTTGGGAATCAATATTTCTTTGGTTGAGCCCAATGGTTATGCCACAGACTGGTCAGGAGCATCAGCTTTTCAAACCGAGCCGATGGAAATATATAATCCAGTGAAGGAGGCTTTTCTGAAAAGTGCAACACCAGATATTTACGGAAATCCGGAAGCCACAGTGACAGCAATAGAGAAGCTGGTTGATTCGCCTAATCCACCATTGCGACTATTACTTGGAAAGATTGCTTATCCAGCGGTCAAGAATACTTATGAGCAGCGTTTGGCTGGCTTTGAAGAATGGAAAGACATTTCTGAGAAGGCCCATGGATAATATTCAGTTCTAAATACTGAAGCCACCGAACTTCCGGTTTCGCAGTTGAGAGGCTTAAAAACTAAATTAAAAAACTACGAGGGTTTATCCGGTGAATACTCAATATATTTTCCTCAAGTGTTTTTTAAATAAAAACGAGCAACTTTGATAAAGTTGCGCGTTATTTTTTATTGATAGGAAGATCTTTTTAATCAATTTCAATAAAGCTTTTATGATTTTATTGTGGGGCCTGCACTCACTTTCTTCAGCGTATGCCCGGGGAAAAATGCTGATTTATTTGTAAAAAATGTAAACACTCAACTTTCATCGAACTTAAATAATTAAACCAATAAATAAAAAAATATTAAAAAAATACTATTTCAATACGTAGTGTATTATTTTTTTACTATTTTTGAGCGTTACCAAATTAAATTTATAAAATATGAGAAAAGTATTTTTTTTGTCTCTTTTATCTTCCCTATCAATGATTTCATGTTCATTAGAAGGTTCTGAAGAAAATCACCTGATGAAAGGCGCATCAGAAGAAAGTATTAACAAATCAACTATTTCTAAAAATCAAGCAATTGATAACTTCAAAAAAGCATTAGCTGAAGCAAACAATCCAACGCTTATTAAAGAAGAAATTCAAAACAATTCAGGAAACCAGGGGTTTAGTCCTTCAAGAAAAAAAATCTTATTGGAGCCGGCTAAAGTAGTTTTGTTGTCAACAGGAATGACTACAGATAAAATGAATGGTTTAGATGATGATGCAATTATTTCACAAGCCTTTATTGCCATTTCAAATAAATAAAACAACAATACATCACAGAAAATATGAGAAAAATTCTTCCACTATTTTTAGTTCTTTTAGCTGTAGCTATTAAAGCCCAGCAATACCCATTGGTAATTTATAATTTCAGTCCTGCTACTGTTACTAAAATGAAATTTAAAGTCACAGACCCAACCACCTGGCCACAGGACTGTCATCCGATTGTTTCCGGAGAGACCGCAGGGCCAATGCTGCCGGGTACCACTGTTACTTATGATCTTTTGAATACCAGCGCAACAAAAACTCCAGCCATAAATCAATGGGATGCGATGTCCCACTATATAGGTATTCCTGATGCAATATATAACGTGAATGCCGGGGCATCCTTACCAAGTGCTTTAACATCTATTATTAACTGGCAGAGTATTATAATAGAATTTGCAAATGGGGAATCAATTGATTTAGGAAGAGGCTGTGTACAGCCTGGTACTCCTACATACAATTCAGGACCCACTCCATCAGGCAGAACCGCATCAACCAATACTTTGGTTTCACCAGCTCAACAAATTATTACGATATTCTAATAATTATCTATTCAAAAATATAATCACCCTACAATTGTCTATTGTAGGGTGATTTGTTAAGATTTTAAAAGAATAATCCAGCTTAAAAAAATTATTTGATAAATGAAGTACGCAATTCCTGTATCATTTGGCTGAACGAGATAGAAGAGTTTAAAGATAAACTGATTTTGTTTACAAAAAGCTAAAATGGTGTCAACGAACAACAGTTGGCACCATTTTTAATTGATAACAATCGTCACTATTCTATAGTAATTCTGTCTACCAATTTTTTCAATAGAGGAACTACTATGAAACCTGTAGGAATGGACAACCACAATTCTACCAGAAAATAATCAAAAAACCAAATTTTAAAGAAGCCTTGTTGCCAGCTCATTCTTGTCAGTAAAAGCCCAAAGGTCATAATTGCCGACATTGCAATGGATACAAGAATTGTAAATACAATAATAGATTGAAATTTAGATAGTTTCATTTTTTTATTTATTAAATTATATCAGTTCTTACAAATACACCAAGTTTTTATTATCACTATAGTCCGGACCATAAAATCAAAATTACGATAAACCCATCCTTAAATAAATATTGCTGATTCCGTGAAAATCTGATTTCATATTATAATTAAAAAGCCCTTGAACTCTTGTATAAATCCCCCAATTTTCTGACAATCTCGACTTGTATCCAAAAGAAGCAAATGTTTCAAAATTATTGGTTTGAGTGGGGTCTCTTGGTACAATAGCGGCTAAAGAGATTCCTTTCCAAACCTGAGCAGTGAGCATTGCCTGACAATATAAATCTGCAGACTGATCCCTTTCTTTGTAGTTTCCGCTAAAAAACATTACATTGAAGAGGCCAAATCTGGATGTTTGTGAAAATTGTCTGCTAATCATCTGAAAATAAGCTCTCTTATTACCGTCAAATGCTTCAATAGGAACCGGAGCTCTTTCAATATGAACAGATTCTATGTTTAAAGTATCTTGAACTTGAGAAATAGTTGTCAATAGTTTAGGTTTCATTTTCTGTAATTAATTTGATGCAAAATTACTTGGCTCAAACTTTTAAAGAAAGGACAGAAAAGGAAACTACTCGGACAAATCAATCAATTTTCGATAATCCGTTGGAGTTGATCCGGTGTGTTTCTTGAAAAAACGTCCAAAATATGAAATGTCTTCAAAACCAATTTCCGCAGCAATTTCGTTAATTGACATATGGCTTTTCTGCATTAAAACTTTGGCTTCTAAAACCAGCATTTCATTAATCAATGCTGATGCAGGTTTTGCCAGTGTGGATTTCACTGATTTGTTAAGGTGGTTTGTTGTTACATTTAATTTTTCTGCGTAAAATCTAACAGAATTATGCTTGGTAACATAATAATTAAGTAATTTTTTAAATTCTGAAGTGATCATTTCGCTGGCCGTAAAATTTACCCTTGTCCGAAAGTCATTAGACTGTTTCATTTCTAAAAGAAATGTTGTTAAATAAGACTTTAAAATGCTTTCATCCGCATCACTCCTATTTAATTCTTGCATTCGTCTAAGCAGAACCAGCAAGTGTTTTATTTCTGTATCTTCAAATCTGATGTAAGGCTTTATCAACCAATCTAAAAAGTCAATAGCCGTTTGAGATAAATATTTAACAGAAAAATGCAGATAAAAGCCTTCTATATCACCAGACATAAACATGAGGCTTGTTATTTGTCCTGCCGGGATAGCAATCAATCCTTTTTGTTCAACGGTATAATGATCAAAACCTGAGCCTGCTATTAGATAACCTTTTGTTACTAAAATAATAGAATGAGTACTTTGACGGTGCGGTGGTAATGGCATTTTTATTTCATAAGTATCATCTGAAAGCCCATGAATATAAAAGTCATTGAAATTCTTCTTATTATATTCTTTCGGGTCATAATAAGACATTATCTTCTTAAATCCATCATCCTGTAAGTTTAGTATGTTTTTTAATTTTTTCAAATCTATTGTTTTACAAAATATTTTACGAATGATTAGAATATCTTTTCAAATATGTGCTGTCTTTATTATGATTATAACTGACCCAATGTCCTCATGTTCATTTTATAAGGATAATTGTTTTTCAGATGATGACACCTTAATAAGGAAAAATAATTATTCCCAGTAATTTTTTCCGGTTTTACCATTTTTCTTTTCTGTTGATCTTATTCTTCCTTTATTTGTGACAGATCAAGGCCCAGTTTTGTAAATTCTTCCTGTCCTTTTTCTGTAATGTAATAGTGACGGTCTGCAGGATTTCCTTTGGCAATCCAGCCTTTCTCAACGAACTGTTCTAAAAGAAGCTGCCCTAATTTTCCGCCGATATGCTCATAACAGGTCTTAGCAGGTTTTCTTCCGGTTGATTTGTTCATGTTTATTTTGGGTTATAGTTTTTACAGGATGAATCAGTTCAGATGAAGATAATCCTTAATGGTTTTAAGAACACCAAAGTTGTCATTGGTACATGCTTCAAAATTAGCCACCTCTTTTACGTTCGGATGGGCATTCTGCATGGCGTAAGAATATCTGGCATTCTTCAGCATTTCTATATCGTTCATATAATCCCCGAAAGCCATTGTATTTTCAGGAGAAATGCCCAGCGATTTCTGAAGGATTTTCAGCGCGTTTCCTTTATTGATATCCTTATTCATGACATCCAGCCAATGTGCTCCGGAAACCACTACTTCCAGACCGAATTCTTCAAATTTTTTAAGAGCCGGGTACAGGTGTTTTTCAGAACCTTCCGGATGATAAACTGCTATTTTAAAGGCGGTATCATCAATTTTTTCCGTCAGGTCATCCTTCTTCATGTTTTCGGTGTAATATTTTGAGAAGAAATCTACAAACTGCTGATCTTCGGTTTCGTAATATGCCATCTTTTTAGCTGACAATACGGCTTTGGCACCGGGTATTTCACGGACCGCTTTAATAATGTCAACAATATATTTGTATTCAAGGGTATCGGCGAAAAGCTCCTGGTCTTTATAGATAACATAGCCTCCGTTTTCAGCAATAAAACCGATCTCACTTTCTATTTCTCCGAAATAATGCGTAATGCCCGGCATCTGTCTTCCACTTGCGGGTACAAACAGAATATTTCTTTTTTTCAGTTCTTTATAAACTTCTGAAAATTCAGGGCTCATTTCATGGCTGGAGTTGAGAAACGTCCCGTCCATGTCCGTAACAATTAATTTAATCTGTTCCATATTCTTTTTCAAAGATATTGATTTATTATTTTTTCTTGTAATGAATGGTAGGAAGGTTTCTTAATATTGCCGCACTTTGCTCTGGAGTCATATCGCGCTGAGGCTCAGCCAGCATTTCATAACCTACCATAAATTTTTTCACTTCCGCACTTCTGAGCAACGGCGGATAAAAGTGCATATGAAAATGCCATTCCGGATGCTCTTTTCCATCTGTAGGAGATTGATGAATTCCCGCAGAATAAGGAAATGAGGTTTCAAAAAGATTGTCATATATTGTGGTCAGATCCTTGAGCACAGCTGCAAAAGATTCTTTTTCTTCTTCGGAAAATGCTGCAATATTTTCTCTTTTCTGTTTACTGATAACCATTGTTTCATAAGGCCACGACGCCCAAAACGGCACCAATACTGCAAAGTGTTTATTTTCTGTGACGATGCGCTCACCAGCCGTGATTTCCTGCTCAAGATAATCTTCCAATAATGTTCTTTTATTTTTTTCAAAATATGATTTCAGCTGATCCTGGGTTTTCTGAACCATTGCCGGAATGGACGACTGTGCCCATATCTGGCCGTGAGGATGAGGGTTGCTGCAGCCCATGACGCTTCCTTTATTTTCAAAAATCTGAACATAATTGATATGGTCCAGAGCGGCCAGCTGATTGAACTGCTCCTGCCATACATCCACCACATTTCTGATGTGTTCCACAGGCATTTCCGGCAAGGTAAGGCTGTGATTTTCAGAAAAACAAACGACCCTGTTGATCCCGCGTTCCGGAAGAAGGGTAAAAAAACCGGACTTTTTTTCAGAAAACTCAACTTCTTCATTCAGTAATGCCCCAAAGTCATTATTAAAGACATAGGCTCCCTGGTACTCAGGATTGCGGTCTCCGTTCGCACGAATATTTCCTGAACAGAGATAGCATTCCGGGTCGTATACAGGACGGTTATCCTCTCTTGTTTCCTCTCTTTGTCCTTGCCATGGACGGTTTGCCCGCTGTGGAGAAACCAGTATCCATTCATCCAAAAGAGGATTGTATCTTCTGTGGGGATGTTTTTTAGGGTCAAATAATGTATTCATTGGTGTATTCTTTTATCCCGTCTGAAATTTTAACCTGGTAAACTTTCATCTGAATATTAAAATGTTCAAGATATTTTTCACTGATAGCACGAATTACTTCTTCCACTTTATCTTCCTGAATCAGGTTGATGCTGCAGCCTCCGAAACCGCCCCCCATCATTCTTGCTCCCAGCACACCTTCCTGCTGTAATGTATGTTCCACTAAAAAATCAAGCTCCTTACAACTGACTTCGTATTCCGCTGAAAGGCCGTCATGGGTTTCTGTGAGAAGCTTTCCCAGATATTCAATATTTCCTTCTGAAATAGCTTTTGCTGCCATTTCTACCCTCTTAATTTCTTTCAGTAAGTAGAGACATCTTTTGTGTGAAACACTTCCCATTTCTTCTTTTACACTGTCAAGCATAGTCGTGGTAAAATCCCTGAATTTCTCTACTCCAGGGAATTTCTTCCATAAGATTTCTTTACCATTTTCTACATCTTTGCGCCTCTCATTATAACCGGATGTCAAATGGGTATGCTTCACACAGCTGTCAAAAAGCAACAGGCTGTATCCTTTAAGGTCTGCATCAAAATAATGATGTTCCAGGGAGTTACAGTCGAGCATAATTACCTTATCTTTCTTTCCGAAAACGGAAGCAAACTGATCCATAATTCCGCACTGAACTCCTGCAAAAGTATGCTCTGATTTTTGCCCGATCACTGCGATTTCTTTTTTGGTAAGATGAAGATCAAAAAGTTCATTGAGGATATAAGCAAAACCACATTCAAGAGCCGCTGAGGAAGAAAGCCCGGAACCCATCGGAATGGTGCTGCTGAAAACAATTTCCATACCGCAAAACTGATTTCCCTGTTGCTGCAGCTGACTGAAAACGCCCAGAATATAGTTCATCCACATCTGCTGAACCGGCTTTACCTTCTTTGTAACATCAAATGTATATTCTTCTCCCAGATCTTTGGCTATGATTCTGCAGAAATTGGTTTGTGGTAACCTGCGGACAGCAAAACAGATATATTTGTCAATGGCAGCGGGAAGCACAAATCCATCATTGTAATCCACATGCTCACCGATAATATTTATTCTGCCGGGAGAAAGGAAAATATGTTCAGGCTCTGATTTGAACCCGTTTTTAAACTTTTCTACGGTGGGGTTGATTAACTGTTCATGCATATCCATCTTATCTGATCAAACAGATCTTAGGCGATCTGAAGAATAAATCTACTGAATTTATAACAGAGATTATGTTTTTTCTGTCCAATCTTATTTCATTTTTTGTGAATCTTTGATGAACTGATCTAATCCGGAATCTGTAAGCGGATGTTTGAGTAAAGATAGTATCGGAGCCAGTGGACAGGTCACTACATCAGCACCGGTCTTTGCACAATTAACAATATGCATGCTGTGTCGGACTGAAGCAGCCAATATCTGAGTAGCAAAAGCATAATTGTCATAAATCGCTCTGATTTCTGAGATCAGACCAAGCCCGTCTGTAGAGACGTCATCCAGCCTTCCCAGAAAGGGTGAAACATAAGTCGCTCCAGCCTTGGCCGCCAGCAACGCCTGCCCGGAAGAGAATACAAGTGTACAGTTGGTCTTTATCCCCTTTTCGGAAAAATAACGGATGGCTTTGATCCCATCTTGGGTCATTGGAACTTTTACAACAATTCTTGGATGTAATGCAGCAAGCTCTTCCCCTTCTTTAACCATTTCCTCAAAAGTAATTCCCAGTACTTCTGCGCTTATATCTCCATCAGCAATTTTGCAGATATCCAGGTAATGATTATGGATATTCTGTTTTCCCGAAATCCCCTCTTTCGCCATCAGAGATGGATTGGTGGTTACTCCGTCCAGAACTCCAAGGGCACTGGCTTCTTCTATCATCGCCAGATTGGCAGTATCAATAAAAAATTTCATAGATATAACTGTTATTTATAAGTGTTAAATTTACACTTATATTTTAATAAATCATAATCCTGATATAATTTTTCAGAGGGATATCAAAATTACTCCATGAAGTAATTAAATTCTTTACGATACTGAGAAGGACTTTTTTTGATGTATTCTTTAAAAGTCCTGTTAAAATAGCTGAAGTTATTGAACCCCGATTCAAAGCAGACTTCCGTGATGCTTAAAGGCTGTTCTGCAAGAAGTTTGAGAGCGTGGGTAATTCTGTACTCATTAACAAACTGTGTAA
It encodes the following:
- the galK gene encoding galactokinase codes for the protein MHEQLINPTVEKFKNGFKSEPEHIFLSPGRINIIGEHVDYNDGFVLPAAIDKYICFAVRRLPQTNFCRIIAKDLGEEYTFDVTKKVKPVQQMWMNYILGVFSQLQQQGNQFCGMEIVFSSTIPMGSGLSSSAALECGFAYILNELFDLHLTKKEIAVIGQKSEHTFAGVQCGIMDQFASVFGKKDKVIMLDCNSLEHHYFDADLKGYSLLLFDSCVKHTHLTSGYNERRKDVENGKEILWKKFPGVEKFRDFTTTMLDSVKEEMGSVSHKRCLYLLKEIKRVEMAAKAISEGNIEYLGKLLTETHDGLSAEYEVSCKELDFLVEHTLQQEGVLGARMMGGGFGGCSINLIQEDKVEEVIRAISEKYLEHFNIQMKVYQVKISDGIKEYTNEYII
- the fsa gene encoding fructose-6-phosphate aldolase, which translates into the protein MKFFIDTANLAMIEEASALGVLDGVTTNPSLMAKEGISGKQNIHNHYLDICKIADGDISAEVLGITFEEMVKEGEELAALHPRIVVKVPMTQDGIKAIRYFSEKGIKTNCTLVFSSGQALLAAKAGATYVSPFLGRLDDVSTDGLGLISEIRAIYDNYAFATQILAASVRHSMHIVNCAKTGADVVTCPLAPILSLLKHPLTDSGLDQFIKDSQKMK